The Oscillospiraceae bacterium genome segment TTTCCTCATCCGGAAGAAGCCATATCTCGCCCTCACCCTTGCAGCATGCTTTATTGCAAAGCGTTCCGCAATCGTATCTGAGAGGCGTTTCCTTTTCAAGATATTCGTATGCTTTTTTTATTATCATGGTTATTTCACAAACTCAAATTCAAAGTCGTAGATATTTACGGTATCGCCATCTCCCGCGCCCGCTTCCTCCAGCATTTTTATGACACCTGCGTTGCGCAGTACCTTCTGGAAGTAGGACAGTGACTCACGGTCGTCATAGTTGATGGAGTTGACAACATTGAAAAGTCTTTCGCTTTCCACATAGTACACACCGTTCTCAAAGCGTATCTCAATCTTATCATCCACACTCTTGATTTCAGGCTCGTACTCAGGCTCGTAAACCTTTATGGGCGGAAGCTCGCTCAGTTTTTCGGCAACAAGGTGGATAAGCTCGTTTATACCCTCGCCTGTCGCGGCTGAAATGAATACAACCGGGTAGTCCATCTTTTCGCAGTATTCAACAAGCTCTTTTTTCAGATCTTCATCCACACCGATATCGCACTTATTTGCGGCGATTATCTGCGGGCGGTCTATAAGCGCCTCGCTGTAATTGATAAGCTCGGAATTGATTTTGTCCAGGTCATCAATAGGGTCTCTGCCCTCCGAGCCGGACATATCCAGAACGTGCACCAAAAGACGGCATCTGTCAATATGTCTGAGAAACTCATGTCCCAGTCCTGCGCCCTCTGCCGCGCCCTCGATAAGTCCCGGGATATCTGCCATTACAAAGCCTTTGCCCTCCTCACCCGTGGAAACAACACCCAGCATGGGGGAAAGCGTGGTGAAGTGGTAATTTGCGATTTTGGGTCTTGCGGAGCTTACCAGCGACAGTATTGTGCTCTTGCCCACATTGGGGAAGCCCACCAGACCTACGTCCGCCAGCATTTTCAGCTCCAGAAGCACCTCACGCTCCTCGCCCTTGAGACCGCTTTTTGCAAAACGCGGAATCTGTCGTGTAGGGGTTGCAAAGTGACGGTTTCCCCAACCGCCGTTTCCGCCCTTTGCGGCTACAAATCTGCCGTCCTGAGCCATATCAAATATGATTTTTCCGCTTTCAGGGTCTTTTACAAGTGTTCCCGGGGGAAGCTTTATAATAAGATCATCTGCGGTTTTGCCGTGGAATTTGTTGGGCTTTCCGTCCTCTCCGTTGGATGCCACAAATTTTCTGCGGTATCTGAAAGGAAGAAGAGTGTTTTCTCCCGTATCCACCTCAAATATAATGTTACCGCCCTTTCCGCCGTCGCCGCCGTCAGGGCCGCCGTGGGAAATGTATTTTTCGCGGTGGAATGCCACACAGCCGTTTCCGCCGTCCCCTGCTTTGATATAAATTTTAACCTTGTCTATAAACATATTTTATTCCTCTGCCTTTACAAAGCCTTCTTTTTCGTCGTATTTGTAAAGTCTTATGACCGTACCGAAAATATCCTCATTTCTGTATGGCTCTGACATATAGAAATATCCGTCGCCCAGCGATATCATACCCGTGCTTCCGTGCGGAAAACGTGAACCGTATATGCCTGTTTTTTCATCACACTCAAAAACCTTCGCAAGAGCCATGGTCTCATGCTCTTCATTTATTCCCTTAAGCATTTCTTTTACGGGCTTTTGTGTACGGTCAAAGGCAAACATTGAGTAGTTGGGGAATTCAGGCTTTTTGCCTCTGTAAACTGCCGCAAACATATATCCCGTCACGGGGTCGTATTCCAGATTCTGAACACCGTAATTGGTATTACCGGTGTACACAAAATACTTACTGTCCGGCTTTTGGGGTCCGGAGGTGTGAACATTGTTCTGGTTAAGCGGCTGAGCATACTTATCCCAGTCCGAAGTATCATATCTTACCACTATCTGGTAGTCGTTGTCACTGCGTTCAAGGTCGCTGTATATTCCGTAGGCAACGTACAGATACTTTTTACCGTCTTTTTCGCCCGGCAGGGGTGCAAAGGTAGTACCGTCCATACCCGCACAGCCGTAGGTGTGTCCCTCGGCAGAAAAATCATTATACACCTCATGCATAAACACGGTGGTCATAACATCATCATGTTCGGCACTCATGCCTATGCGGTCGATCTTTTCAACATCAAACGAGGCAATATAAAATGCGTTACGGTCGATTGCTCTTCCCGTAGAATTTGCAATGCCCTTTCCGATGGCATCATCCTTATATTCAAGTGTTCCGTATACTTTGCCGTCATCATAATTGTAGGCTATACATCCCAGATGGCCAAGAAGTCCCTTTACCGTGCCTATAATATTGCCCTTCATATCGGTTTTTACAAACTCGGTGGTAAAAGAAAGATACATGTATTCCCTCTTTGCATCCACCGCAATACCCTGCACATGGCTGTGGCCGAAGCCGGAAACGTCTATGTTATCGGTATATTTCATAACTCAATCCCCCGGTAATTATATTTTCCTGAACAGTATACCATAAAAATAACTTTTTTTCAATGTTTTTGCCATATAAATATTGAAAAAAACGTATTTATGTGTTAAAATAACACTACCGATTTTTAATAAGGAGCACCATTATGACAAAAAACGAAATTTATACTTCTCTTGAGAAAATGAAATCTGAAAATCTCGCTCTTTCCGCAACTCTCACAGATAAAGCAAACATAACAGAGTATTCCTGCCTCGTAAATGACGGAATATGGACAAAAGCATTTCAGACGGCTCTCAACGAGCATGAATATATTATCATTCCCAAAAGTGATACTCCCTATTACATAGACGGCTCGGTGACCATTCCATCCAACCGACATATTGAAGCGGAAAACGGCGCAGTAATAAAGCTCTGTCCCGACACAGATGTCCTCATGCTGAGAAACGAAAACACTCGCGACGGCACACATTTTCCCATAAAAAGCGGTGAAGAAAACGTAAACATCTCAATAAA includes the following:
- the obgE gene encoding GTPase ObgE — its product is MFIDKVKIYIKAGDGGNGCVAFHREKYISHGGPDGGDGGKGGNIIFEVDTGENTLLPFRYRRKFVASNGEDGKPNKFHGKTADDLIIKLPPGTLVKDPESGKIIFDMAQDGRFVAAKGGNGGWGNRHFATPTRQIPRFAKSGLKGEEREVLLELKMLADVGLVGFPNVGKSTILSLVSSARPKIANYHFTTLSPMLGVVSTGEEGKGFVMADIPGLIEGAAEGAGLGHEFLRHIDRCRLLVHVLDMSGSEGRDPIDDLDKINSELINYSEALIDRPQIIAANKCDIGVDEDLKKELVEYCEKMDYPVVFISAATGEGINELIHLVAEKLSELPPIKVYEPEYEPEIKSVDDKIEIRFENGVYYVESERLFNVVNSINYDDRESLSYFQKVLRNAGVIKMLEEAGAGDGDTVNIYDFEFEFVK